The following coding sequences are from one Haliotis asinina isolate JCU_RB_2024 chromosome 3, JCU_Hal_asi_v2, whole genome shotgun sequence window:
- the LOC137277952 gene encoding tetratricopeptide repeat protein 39C-like, producing the protein MAQANEIEDMNVGEGEDPGLTDDAEMALTGINMLLNNGFDEAYALFEKYKNESPLMHAGYSFVFFMQALMSFEEEKLGEALKVLQQTEKKCEISDGFIRSVKKRFSKKKRQQSEAEVSVEDRIQRQVIVADSLLYQAILVFTNQDIPSYVKGGWYLRKAWKLYERLHREVLELSEKQARAKIEKMTNNLPSNVNQNSVYVHDSATDGNDNELTEEVLTRLSGAVNFGYGTFQLCISMVPPKILKLIEFLGFEGDRDVGLGSLEYTSHSKDMKAPLATLGLLWYHTVLRPFFALDGANSFSAGTTEAENIIAEKENDFPNSALFLFFRGRIHRLRKENDLSLGMYQKALEEASGQREIELMCLYEISWCNLLKLRWTDTLEGFTRLKAESKWSKAYYSYLMSVCLGAQGNVEKAYEILKEVPGLVKKKNNQIEAFVGRRAEKFKKMPPTQEQCRLLTLELVFLWHALPTCTADELRPMLAVCDMQTDSKVYHLKCLVEGSIYKELGEEEMAVQCLKEALARHQGIKDDYHVPAFTLFELASIYMKNPATVGEAKSCLQKIKDNFKDYDFENRLTVRVNNALKELKRRSQEAGMDKKGKS; encoded by the exons ATGGCACAGGCGAACGAGATTGAAGACATGAATGTTGGAGAAGGGGAGGATCCTGGTTTGACAGATGACGCCGAAATGGCGCTTACTGGCATCAACATGCTGTTAAACAACGGGTTCGATGAAGCTTATGCTCTCTTTGAGAAATACAA aaatgaaagccCTTTGATGCATGCTGGCTACAGCTTTGTGTTCTTCATG cAAGCTCTCATGTCATTTGAGGAGGAAAAGTTAGGTGAGGCTCTGAAAGTTCTCCAGCAGACAgagaaaaaatgtgaaataagtGATGGCTTTATACGATCTGTGAAGAAGCgattttcaaagaaaaaacGACAGCAA TCAGAGGCTGAAGTGAGTGTTGAGGATCGTATCCAACGCCAAGTGATAGTTGCCGACTCGTTGCTGTACCAGGCGATTCTTGTCTTCACAAACCAGGACATTCCTAGTTATGTAAAGGGTGGATGGTACCTACGAAAGGCTTGGAAACTCTATGAGAGGCTTCACAGGGAGGTCTTGGAACTTAGTGAGAAACAAGCACGGGCAAAGATTGAAAAAATGACCAACAACCTTCCTTCCAATGTTAACCAGAACAGTGTATACGTCCATGACAGCGCCACCGATGGCAATGACAATGAACTGACGGAGGAGGTCCTTACACGTCTATCCGGTGCCGTGAATTTCGGATATGGTACattccagttgtgtatatcCATGGTGCCTCCAAAGATTTTGAAGCTGATCGAGTTTCTAGGGTTTGAAGGGGATCGAGATGTAGGGCTAGGATCGCTGGAGTATACTAGTCATAGTAAAGACATGAAGGCACCTCTGGCCACCCTAGGGCTGTTGTGGTACCATACTGTGCTTAGACCATTCTTTGCTCTTGATGGTGCCAATAGCTTCAGTGCAG GCACAACAGAAGCTGAAAACATCATTGCAGAGAAGGAAAATGATTTCCCCAACTCTGCTCTCTTTCTGTTCTTCAGAGGTCGGATACACAGGCTGAGG AAAGAGAATGACCTGTCTCTGGGGATGTACCAGAAAGCGCTGGAGGAGGCTTCGGGGCAGAGGGAGATAGAACTTATGTGTCTGTATGAAATAA GCTGGTGTAATCTACTAAAGCTGAGATGGACTGACACGCTAGAAGGTTTCACAAG ACTGAAGGCAGAATCAAAATGGTCCAAGGCGTACTACTCCTACCTTATGTCAG TGTGTCTCGGAGCTCAGGGAAATGTAGAAAAGGCTTATGAAATCCTGAAGGAGGTCCCAGGACTCGTgaagaagaaaaacaaccaaatagAAGCATTTGTTGGACGCAGG GCTGAGAAGTTCAAGAAGATGCCACccacacaggagcagtgccgcCTGCTGACGCTGGAGCTGGTGTTCCTGTGGCACGCCCTGCCCACCTGCACTGCTGATGAACTGAGGCCCATGCTGGCCG TGTGTGACATGCAGACTGACAGCAAGGTGTACCACCTGAAGTGTCTGGTGGAAGGCTCTATATACAAGGAGCTGGGTGAGGAGGAGATGGCAGTGCAG TGTCTGAAGGAGGCACTGGCAAGGCACCAAGGGATAAAGGATGACTACCACGTCCCAGCCTTCACTCTCTTTGAGCTGGCCTCCATCTACATGAAGAACCCAGCA ACGGTTGGTGAGGCAAAGAGCTGCCTTCAGAAGATCAAG GATAATTTCAAAGATTACGATTTTGAAAATCGCCTGACTGTTCGTGTGAACAATGCCTTGAAGGAGTTGAAGCGCCGGTCACAGGAGGCTGGGATGGATAAGAAGGGAAAGAGCTAA